The DNA region CGCCGACCGTTCGGCGCCCGCCTTCCCCCGGCCCTCCGGCGTTCGCGCCGGAGGGCCGTCGCATGCCCGTGGAAGGCCGCGCCGGGCAGCGTCCGCCCACCCGGGCGTTCGCACACATGCGCCCCCGGTTCTCCGCCACCCGGCCCCGGCGGACGAGGACGGCCGCGACGGCCCGACCGGGGCGGGCGACCCGGCCGCCGGTCGGGTGGCGGCGCAGAGCCGGGCGGGTGACCCGTCCGACGTGTCGGCGGCGGTACGGCGGCACCGGCGTGCGTCGGTGGGAACGCGCCTCTCCCCAGCGGCGTGCGCCCCTGTCCCCGGACCTGAGAGCCGCCCATGCCCCCCACCGCGCAGCTGCGCCGCCTGCTCCCCGTCGCCGTGTGCACCCTGGCCGCCGCCGTCCTCGCCGCCCCAGCGGCGCACGCCGCGCCACCGGGCCCGGGAGGAAGAACGAGCGCGAACCGGGGGGCGGACATCGACTGGGACCGCGTGGCGGCCTGCGAGAGCAGCGGGAACTGGCACATCAACACCGGCAACGGCTACTTCGGCGGCCTCCAGTTCGACCAGCCGACCTGGAAGGAGAGCGGCGGCCTCGCCTACGCACCCCGCGCCGACCTGGCCACCCGCGAGGAACAGATCGCCGTGGCCCACCACCTCGCCGGGAAGCGCGGCCTCGCACCGTGGCCGGTCTGCGGGGCCCGGGCGGGGCGGGACGGCCAGCGCCCGCTCGCCCCCACCTCCGCGGACGCCGCGGAGGCAGCGGACGCCGTGGAGGCTGTGGAGGCTGTGGAGGCTTCGGACGCCGTCGGCGCCGCACCCGGCCCCTCGTCGGACGCCGCCCCCGACTCCGAGGCCTCCGGCACGCCCGCCGGGCCGCCGCCGGCCGACCGGCCCGCCACCTGGACGGTGCGGGACGACGACACCCTCGACAGCATCGCCGACCTGCTCCAGCTCCCCGGCGGCTGGCCGGCGCTGTACGAACGGAACCGCGCCGCACTCGGCGACGACCCGGACCTGATCCGGCCCGGCCAGCAACTGGCCCTCCCGCTCTGACGGCCGGGACACGACCGGGACACGGCCGGCGCCCCCGG from Kitasatospora sp. NBC_00458 includes:
- a CDS encoding transglycosylase family protein, whose protein sequence is MPPTAQLRRLLPVAVCTLAAAVLAAPAAHAAPPGPGGRTSANRGADIDWDRVAACESSGNWHINTGNGYFGGLQFDQPTWKESGGLAYAPRADLATREEQIAVAHHLAGKRGLAPWPVCGARAGRDGQRPLAPTSADAAEAADAVEAVEAVEASDAVGAAPGPSSDAAPDSEASGTPAGPPPADRPATWTVRDDDTLDSIADLLQLPGGWPALYERNRAALGDDPDLIRPGQQLALPL